The Myxococcota bacterium genome includes the window CGGTCGCGAGCGAATCCGCGTTGGACGACGCGTCGAACCGCTCGCGCGTCGCACAAGCCGCGATCCGTGAGGCGCGGGCGAACCTGGCCGAGGCCCAGGATGCGCTCGGGAAGAAGGCGATTCGCGCGCCCTTCGCGGGCGTGCTCCGCGACTTCGAGCCCGAGCGGGGCGAAGTCCTCCAGGTGGGCCAGGTGCTCGGCGAGCTCCTCGATCTGTCGGCCGCCCGAGTCACGATCGGTCTGAGCGATCGTCAGATCGTCGACGTACAACCGGGCCAGACCGTGCAGGTGACCGTGGAAGCGCTTCCGAACGCGACCTTCGAAGGGAAGGTGCTGCGGGTGGCAGCGGCCGCGGACGCGACCAGTCGGCGTTTCCCCGTCGAGGTCGAGATCCCGAACCCGGATCGACGCATCCTGCCGGGCATGGTCGCCCGGGTCCGCATCGGGTTGGGTGGCAAGACCGAGCGCATGCTGGTGCCGCGCGAGGCGGTGGCCGAGGAATACGGTCTGCGTTTCGTGTTCGTGCTGACGCCGGATCCGGAGAGTGGTGAGCTGCGCGCCGAGCGCAGGCGGGTCGAAGTGCGCGAGGTGCCCTTCGATCTGCGCTGGTTGGAAGTCGAGTCGGGGTTGGCTTCCGGGGAACGCGTGGCGACGACCCGCGTCCGTCTGCTGCGCGACGGCAGCGTCGTCAGCGACGCGGCGGCGACCGTCGCGGCCCCCGAGTCCACGTCCGCGACCACGGATGCGTCGTGAGTCTGCCGCGCTTCTCGGTCAAGCAGGTCGTCTTCGTCAATCTGCTGTTCGTGATCGTGGCCGTCGCCGGGTACCAGGCCGCCACGCGCATCCCCGTCGATCTCTTTCCCGACATCTCCTTCAACACCGCCATCGTCGGCACGGTGTGGCGGGGGGCTTCGGCCGATGAGGTCGAGCGCCTCGTCACCACGAAGCTCGAGGACGAGATCCAGGATGTCGACGGCATCAAGGAGCTGCGCAGCTTCTCGCAGGCGGGGCTCTCGACGATCGAGATCGAGTGGAAGGAGACGCTCGAGGAAACCGAGTACGAATCGTCCCTGAACGAACTCCGGGCGGCGGTCGATCGCGTGCCCGATCTCCCCGAGGATGCGGAAGAGACGATCATCACCGAGCTCTCGGTTTCCGAGGTGCAGAACGTCTGCATGATCGCGGTGACGGACGTGGGCGGTGTCGGTGAGTTCACGCTACGAGAGGTCGCGCGCGACATCGAGCGCCGCGTGGAACGCATCCCCGGCGTGCGCAAGGCGACGCTCCGCGGCGAGCGGGAGCGCGAGCTGCGCGTCTACGTCGATCGCGAACGCGCGATGCAGTCGGATCTCACGCTGGCCGAGATCTCGGCCCAGATCGGTCGCAACAACCAGAACGTGCCGGGTGGCGCGATGGACACGGGCGAGCGCGAGATCACCGTGCGCGGGCTCGGGAACTTCGCCACGCCGGAGGAGCTCGCTGCGACGGTCGTGAAGAAGGACGCTGCGGGGAACCACGTCCGGCTCTCGGACGTCGCGCGCATCGAGGACGGATTCGAGCGACGGGTGATCTACGGACGCCACAATGGCAATCCGACCATCATCGTCGGCATCTCGAAGAACCCGGAAGACGACATCACGACACTGGTGGACCGGGTGCGCGCGTTCATGGAGGAGTACGAGTCGCTCCTGCCCCCAGGCATCGAGGCGCCGGTGACCTGGGACTCCTCGCGGATCGTCCGCGATCGCATGGGCACGATGATCGACAACGTGATGCTGGGCGTCGTGCTCGTCGTCTTCGTTCTCTGGCTCACCGTCGGCTTCCGCAATTCGCTGATCGTGACGATCGGGATTCCCTTCTCCTTCCTCTCGGCGTTCCTGCTCTTCCCGTTCTTCGGGATCACGATCAATCTGATCTCGCTGGTCGGCTTCGTGATGGTGACGGGCATGCTCGTCGATCACGCGATCATCATCGTCGAGAACATCTACCGGCACATCGAGAACGGAAAGCCCATCGATGACGCGATCATCGAGGGCGCCGAAGAGGTGATGTGGCCGGTGGTCGCGACCGTCGTGACGACGCTGGCTGCCTTCCTGCCCGCGCTGATGATCCAGGGAACGAGCGGTGAGTTCGGCTCGATCCTGCCGAAGACCGTGATCCTGGTGCTGGTGGGGTCGCTCTTCGAGGCGCTGATCGTGCTGCCCGCGCACTACGTCGACTGGGGCAGTCGCGATCCCGGCACGGAGAAGGATCGCTCGGGCGAGGGGTGGGGCGCGCGCATCCGGCGCGGGAGTCACGCGCTGCGTGAAGCCGTGGAAGGGTGGATGGATCGGCTGCGCGACGTCTACGTCCGGCGCCAGCAGTCCCTGCTGCGCCACCGCTACGTCTTCCTCGCCACCTGCTGCGCTGCCTTCTACGCATCCTGCGGTCTCCAGGCGCGTGTTCCCGTCGATCTCTTTCCTTCGGACTTCGATCAGCTCTTCATCACGGTGCGTACGCCGACGGACTACGGCGTGGAGCAGACCAACGAGGTCATTCGAGAGATCGAAGCCGAGGTGTCGGGCTTGACCCGAGAGGTCGACGAGTTCACCTCCTATGTCGGCTTCGGGATGAACGCGGATGAGAACATCATCAATGGCGTGAACTACGGAATGCTCTTCGTCAGCCTGGTCGACGAGCCCGAGATCCGCGAGGACCCGAAGGCCGCCCTGGGTCGCGTCCGCGACCACCTCGACACCTACGTCGCGGCGAACCCGGGACGCATCGACAACCTGCTCGTCATCGAGCCGCGCAACGGGCCTCCGATTGGCAAGCCCGTCGCCGTGCGCATTCAGTCCGACGACTACGAGGTGGCGAAGCGCATCTCTAGCGAGATCCAGGCCGAGCTGGCGTCGATCGAGGGGGTCTTCAACATCGAAGACAACGTGCCCGAGGGGCCGCTCGAGCTGCGCGTGGCGCTCGACGAGCATCGCGCGTCGCTTCAGGGTTTGAGCTTCGACACGGTGGCGACCGCGCTCCGCGCGGCGAACGACGGTCTGGTGCCCTCGACCTTCAAAGATCCGAAGGCCGACGAGGACATCGACATCCGCGTGATGCTGCAGGGCGCCCAGCGCAGCTCGATGGACGACCTGCTCGACGTCGAGATGCGCGCCCCGGGCGGGCAGCGCGTGGAGCTCGGCGACGTCGCCCAGGTGGAGGTCGCGCGCGGCTACGAGCGGCTCTACCACTACGACGCGCGCCGCGCCGTGGTGGTCTATGCCGACGTGGACGGTGAGAACGCGACATCGACCGCGGTGAACGCGCGTCTCGAAGCGCGCTTCGCCGACGTGCCGAGTCGGTTCCCTGGCGTGAACCTGGTGTTCGGCGGCGAGTTCGAGGCGACGAAGCAGACCGTCGAGGACATGCAGCGCGCGGTCGGCGTCGCGGTGCTCGCGATCTACGCAATCCTCGCCACGCTCTTCCGCTCCTACCTCCAGCCAATGGTCGTGATGAGCGTGATCGGCTTCGCCTTCATCGGGGTGACGATCGGGCTGTTCGTGACCGGTGGCGCTCTGTCGATCTGGGTGATGTACGCCGGAGTCGGCTTGGCCGGGATCGTGGTGAACGATTCGCTGGTGCTGATGGACTTCGTGAATCGCCAGCGAGAGCAGGGCGTCGATGTGGACGAAGCGGTGCGCATTGCCTCCCAGCGACGCTTCCGTCCGATCCTGTTGACGACCGTGACCACGATCGCTGGGCTCTTGCCGATGTCGCTCGGGCTTTCGGGGAAGTCGCTCGTGTTCGGCCCGTTCGCGACGGCGATCGTGTTCGGACTCTCGATCGCCAGCCTGCTGACCCTCTTCGTGGTGCCTGCGCTCTACCTCACCCTCGAGGACGTGCGCTCGGCGTTCGAAGGATGGCGGGCGCGACGGGCCCCGCTGGCTGCGCCGGGCGCGGTGGCCGGCGGCCGGGGAGCGGACACGCCCTAGTGGTGATGGGTCGGTGCCTGCTCCGGGCGCACCGCCACCGACGAATCAGAAGGGCCAGACCCGAGGGATCATGAACAATGCCGTCGCCGCGCAGAGCGCGTCGAGCGGCAGGCCGACCTTCACGAAATCGGTGAAGCGGTAGCCACCCGGGCCGTACACGATGAGGTGGGTCTGGTAGGTGACCGGCGAGGCGAAGGCGCAGCAGCCACCGACGATCACTGCCATCACGAAGGGGCGCGTGTCGACGCCGAGCAGCTCGGCCGTGGCGGCGGCGATCGGGAAGGTGAGGGCGACGGCCGCGTTGTGGTGCAGGAGCTCTGCCAACAGCAGGGTCGCGAAGTAGATCACTACCAGCGCGTAGAAAGGTCCGATGTCGCCAGCGACGCTCGCGATCGCTCCCGCGATCAGGGCGGCCGCGCCGCTCTTCTCCATGGCGAGCGCAATGCCCAGGCCCGCGCCGATCACGACGAGGATCGACCAGTCCACGCTGGCGCGCGCGATGCGGCCGGGCAGGCAGCGTGTCGCGATCAGCGCGCCTGCCGCCAGGAAGGCCGCGATCGAGATCGGGTAGATGCCGGTTCCCGCCACGACCACCATCGCCACCAGGATCGCCAGGGCCACGCCGGCGCGTTCGTGACGGGGCGCTTCGCTGTCGGGGAGTTCGCTCACGAGATAGAAGTCGCGGCTGTTGCGGTGTGCGCGAAAGAAGCCAGGCGCCGTCTGCAGGAGGAGCGTGTCGCCGGCCTGGAGCACGATCTCGCCGATCTTGCCCGGCATCCGCTCGGCGTTGCGGTGGACCGCGATCACGGCGGCGTCGTAGACGGTCCGAAAGTTGGCGTCGCGAATGCTCTGGTTGATGAGCGGCGAGGATGCCGACACCACGGCTTCGGTCAGCCGCTGGTCGGGCGCGGCGAGGGAGGGTTGGTCCTCATGAGAGATGGGGACGAGTCCGCGGATGCGTTGCAGCTCGACCAGGGTAGAGACCACGCCTGCGAACACCAGCTCGTCGCCGGCTTCGATCACCTCGTCCGGTCCGACCGGCGTGAGCGTGCGCCCGTCGCGGACGATCTCGACCAGGAACAGCCCGGGCAGGTGGCGCAGGCCGGCGCCCTCGACGGTGCTGCCAATCAACGGGCAGTCGCGCGCCACGCCCATCGAGCCGGTGTACTCGCGGCGTCGCTCGCCGAGGCGCTCGGTGGCGCCGCGTCCCTCGGGCAGCAGGCGGGGTGCCACGAACAAGAGGTAGAGCAGCCCGACGGCAGCGATCGGAAGCGTGGCCGGCGCCAGCTCGAAGAAGCCGATCGGACGCATCCCGGCCGCGTTCGCGAGGCCGGCGACGGTCAGCGTGGTGCTGGTGCCGATCACGGTGAGGATGCTGCCGAGGATCGACGCGTAGCTCAGCGGGATCAGCAGGCGGCTCGGCGAGAGGTCGACTCGGCGCGTCCAGTCCAGGATCACCGGCGTCATCATGGCCACGATCGGCGCGCTGTTCAGGAAGGCCGAGAGCGCCGCAACGGGCGGCCCGGTCCGCAGCAAGCCGCTGGCTTCGTCCCGGGCCCGAGCGAAGAGGCGTCCCACCGTGGCATCGAGCGCCCCGGTCTCGCGCAGGGCCGCCGAGACGACGAAAAGGACGCCGACGGTCGCCAGCGCGGGGTTCGCAAACCCGGCGAAGGTCTCGGCCGGAGTGAGCACGCCGGCCGCGGCCAGGGTGAACAGGCCCGCCATCAAGATCAGATCGGGCTTGGCGATCTCGCGGACCATGGCCACGAGCGTCAGGCCGACGACAACGAGCGTGAGCCAGCCCTGCCACTCCATGCGCGGAGCACGATACACCAACATCCGCCACACTGACCGCACGATGTCCGGCAACGCGCGCGCCTGGGAAGACGTTCCCTTCACCGAGAAGGCCTTCTATCTGGCCGAGTTTCGCGAGCGCACGGTGGCGCTGGCCTGTGATGTGGGTGCGCTGGCCGGCCGGGATGGAGTTCCGGGCGACGCGGCGGTGGTGCGCAGCGTGATCGAGGAGCTCGAAGGCAACCGCACGCGCGTGGTGCTCTTGCTGGCCGATCTGGGCGAAGCGGCTGCGCTGGGCGCGCGCGTCGTGAAGCCGGATGCGGCCGGGCCGGTGGGCGCTGTCTGGCGGTCGCTGCGGCGCACCCCCTGTGTCGCGATCGGCATTCCGGGGGGCGACGCGTTCGCCGCGGGGGCTCGCCACCTCGCTGTGAATCTGGGCGTGACCAAGCTCGTGGTACTGGACCCGGCCGGCGGCATCTCCCGCCCGGACGGCAGCCGCGTTTCCTTCGCAGACCTGGCCGAGCTCTCGGGAGGCTTGCGCGATGCCAGGGAGGGCGCGGCCCGCGTCTCTCTGCTCGTCGAAATCGAGGCGGCGCTGCGCGAGGGGCTCCCCGCGGTGAACCTGTGTACGGCCGCGGGGCTCGCGGACGAGCTGTTCAGCTATGCCGGTTCGGGCACCCTGTTCACCCCCGAGCGCTACATCGACGTGCGGCGCCTGGGGCTCGACGATCTGAGCGCCGCGAACGACCTGATCGGTCGGGGAGTCGCCGAGGGTTACCTCGCCGAGCGCAGCGACGCCGCGCTCGACCAGATCTTTGCGAACGGCTTCGGCGCCTTCGTCGAGGGGCGGCACCTCGCCGGGATCGGCGCGTTGGTCCCGCACGTGGCCAGCCAGACGAGCGAGATCGCCTCGCTCTACACGCTCACGCGTTTCCTGGGGGAGGGCGTCGGCGGGCATCTGGTCCGCGGCCTCCTCGACGCGGCACGCCGACG containing:
- a CDS encoding GNAT family N-acetyltransferase, translated to MRGARYTNIRHTDRTMSGNARAWEDVPFTEKAFYLAEFRERTVALACDVGALAGRDGVPGDAAVVRSVIEELEGNRTRVVLLLADLGEAAALGARVVKPDAAGPVGAVWRSLRRTPCVAIGIPGGDAFAAGARHLAVNLGVTKLVVLDPAGGISRPDGSRVSFADLAELSGGLRDAREGAARVSLLVEIEAALREGLPAVNLCTAAGLADELFSYAGSGTLFTPERYIDVRRLGLDDLSAANDLIGRGVAEGYLAERSDAALDQIFANGFGAFVEGRHLAGIGALVPHVASQTSEIASLYTLTRFLGEGVGGHLVRGLLDAARRRGDRAVFACTTTERVVGFFEREGFARVGSDALPDEKWADYDPERRERVTCLRFELA
- a CDS encoding efflux RND transporter permease subunit yields the protein MSLPRFSVKQVVFVNLLFVIVAVAGYQAATRIPVDLFPDISFNTAIVGTVWRGASADEVERLVTTKLEDEIQDVDGIKELRSFSQAGLSTIEIEWKETLEETEYESSLNELRAAVDRVPDLPEDAEETIITELSVSEVQNVCMIAVTDVGGVGEFTLREVARDIERRVERIPGVRKATLRGERERELRVYVDRERAMQSDLTLAEISAQIGRNNQNVPGGAMDTGEREITVRGLGNFATPEELAATVVKKDAAGNHVRLSDVARIEDGFERRVIYGRHNGNPTIIVGISKNPEDDITTLVDRVRAFMEEYESLLPPGIEAPVTWDSSRIVRDRMGTMIDNVMLGVVLVVFVLWLTVGFRNSLIVTIGIPFSFLSAFLLFPFFGITINLISLVGFVMVTGMLVDHAIIIVENIYRHIENGKPIDDAIIEGAEEVMWPVVATVVTTLAAFLPALMIQGTSGEFGSILPKTVILVLVGSLFEALIVLPAHYVDWGSRDPGTEKDRSGEGWGARIRRGSHALREAVEGWMDRLRDVYVRRQQSLLRHRYVFLATCCAAFYASCGLQARVPVDLFPSDFDQLFITVRTPTDYGVEQTNEVIREIEAEVSGLTREVDEFTSYVGFGMNADENIINGVNYGMLFVSLVDEPEIREDPKAALGRVRDHLDTYVAANPGRIDNLLVIEPRNGPPIGKPVAVRIQSDDYEVAKRISSEIQAELASIEGVFNIEDNVPEGPLELRVALDEHRASLQGLSFDTVATALRAANDGLVPSTFKDPKADEDIDIRVMLQGAQRSSMDDLLDVEMRAPGGQRVELGDVAQVEVARGYERLYHYDARRAVVVYADVDGENATSTAVNARLEARFADVPSRFPGVNLVFGGEFEATKQTVEDMQRAVGVAVLAIYAILATLFRSYLQPMVVMSVIGFAFIGVTIGLFVTGGALSIWVMYAGVGLAGIVVNDSLVLMDFVNRQREQGVDVDEAVRIASQRRFRPILLTTVTTIAGLLPMSLGLSGKSLVFGPFATAIVFGLSIASLLTLFVVPALYLTLEDVRSAFEGWRARRAPLAAPGAVAGGRGADTP
- a CDS encoding efflux RND transporter periplasmic adaptor subunit; protein product: MTPSPSETPGSRAADPRLVRRLWGIFAVLVVAGILLRATAPDPQAVGAAGPALAAIAVDTLRVSPRAVVSEAEFSGVVEAARHLRLVSETQGRVVELGAEDLDAVDGDQLLIQVDPLLAQVAVDRAQAAISRTRSELGLARTSLERQRNLAERSVASESALDDASNRSRVAQAAIREARANLAEAQDALGKKAIRAPFAGVLRDFEPERGEVLQVGQVLGELLDLSAARVTIGLSDRQIVDVQPGQTVQVTVEALPNATFEGKVLRVAAAADATSRRFPVEVEIPNPDRRILPGMVARVRIGLGGKTERMLVPREAVAEEYGLRFVFVLTPDPESGELRAERRRVEVREVPFDLRWLEVESGLASGERVATTRVRLLRDGSVVSDAAATVAAPESTSATTDAS
- a CDS encoding SLC13 family permease produces the protein MEWQGWLTLVVVGLTLVAMVREIAKPDLILMAGLFTLAAAGVLTPAETFAGFANPALATVGVLFVVSAALRETGALDATVGRLFARARDEASGLLRTGPPVAALSAFLNSAPIVAMMTPVILDWTRRVDLSPSRLLIPLSYASILGSILTVIGTSTTLTVAGLANAAGMRPIGFFELAPATLPIAAVGLLYLLFVAPRLLPEGRGATERLGERRREYTGSMGVARDCPLIGSTVEGAGLRHLPGLFLVEIVRDGRTLTPVGPDEVIEAGDELVFAGVVSTLVELQRIRGLVPISHEDQPSLAAPDQRLTEAVVSASSPLINQSIRDANFRTVYDAAVIAVHRNAERMPGKIGEIVLQAGDTLLLQTAPGFFRAHRNSRDFYLVSELPDSEAPRHERAGVALAILVAMVVVAGTGIYPISIAAFLAAGALIATRCLPGRIARASVDWSILVVIGAGLGIALAMEKSGAAALIAGAIASVAGDIGPFYALVVIYFATLLLAELLHHNAAVALTFPIAAATAELLGVDTRPFVMAVIVGGCCAFASPVTYQTHLIVYGPGGYRFTDFVKVGLPLDALCAATALFMIPRVWPF